Proteins found in one Amycolatopsis umgeniensis genomic segment:
- the rfbD gene encoding dTDP-4-dehydrorhamnose reductase, translating to MRGRDELLSVLVPGGSGQLGQDILALAPDAAAPSSSELNVRDTGQVVAAVTELADRARAAGTSPVVINAAAYTAVDAAETDEERAFSVNADGPRVLAAACSSRGVPLIHVSTDYVFAGDATSPYETGDLLAPLNAYGRTKAAGEDAVLGSGARSWIVRTSWVYGKTGSNFVKTMARLEKEREELSVVDDQTGAPTWSRDLAAGLLELAGRVVAGQGPSQRVLHCTGGGSTTWCGFARAIFAELGADPARVKPCTTAEFPRPAARPAYGVLSNASWREAGLTPLRDWHDALKAYFAS from the coding sequence GTGCGGGGGCGTGACGAGTTGCTGAGTGTTCTCGTACCGGGCGGATCCGGCCAGCTGGGGCAGGACATCCTGGCGCTGGCGCCGGACGCGGCGGCACCGTCGTCGTCCGAGCTGAACGTGCGCGACACCGGCCAGGTCGTCGCCGCGGTGACCGAGCTGGCGGACCGGGCGCGGGCGGCCGGGACGTCGCCGGTGGTGATCAACGCGGCGGCCTACACCGCCGTCGACGCGGCCGAAACCGATGAGGAGCGGGCGTTCTCGGTGAACGCCGACGGCCCCCGGGTGCTCGCCGCGGCTTGCTCGTCGCGCGGGGTGCCGCTCATCCACGTGTCGACGGACTACGTTTTCGCCGGCGACGCGACTTCGCCGTACGAGACCGGTGATCTGCTGGCCCCGCTCAACGCGTACGGCCGGACGAAGGCGGCCGGTGAGGACGCGGTCCTCGGGTCGGGAGCTCGCTCCTGGATCGTGCGGACGTCCTGGGTGTACGGCAAAACCGGGTCGAACTTCGTGAAGACCATGGCGCGGTTGGAGAAAGAGCGCGAAGAACTGTCCGTTGTGGACGATCAGACCGGCGCGCCGACGTGGTCGCGCGATCTCGCCGCCGGGCTGCTGGAACTGGCCGGTCGCGTCGTCGCCGGTCAGGGGCCGTCGCAGCGGGTGCTGCACTGCACGGGCGGCGGGTCGACGACTTGGTGCGGGTTCGCGCGGGCGATCTTCGCGGAGCTCGGCGCGGATCCGGCGCGCGTGAAGCCCTGTACGACGGCGGAGTTCCCGCGTCCTGCGGCGCGTCCGGCGTACGGAGTGCTGTCGAACGCGTCGTGGCGCGAGGCGGGTCTCACGCCGCTTCGGGACTGGCATGACGCGCTGAAGGCCTATTTCGCCTCCTGA
- a CDS encoding glycosyltransferase codes for MADRPLRVLLDGTPLLGARTGIGRYTVALSEELASMSEVDTRAVAFTLRGWRRLRHVLPHGVRARGMPVAARLLRKAWLRSQLPPVELFAGPTDVVHGTNFVLPGRFRAAGVVTIHDLAFLDAPEELAPSDHELPQLVRRGARLSDVICTPTNAVADQIAERLDVDRRKIVVTPLGVNPAWFTARPPDKEQRKELGLPDKYLLFAGAPGPRKGLHWLQQAHEAAPDLPELVFVGPGSFSVGSRSRHVGYLSDVNLRRVVAGASALVLPSRDEGFGLPVLEAMASDVPVVCTDIPALREVAGNCASLVPYEDVDGLVEALRTAVSDPHAVATSATRRAHVANFTWRACAELTVAAYRKASTTH; via the coding sequence GTGGCTGACCGCCCCTTGCGCGTCCTGCTCGACGGGACCCCGCTTCTCGGTGCCAGGACGGGAATCGGCCGGTACACGGTCGCACTGTCCGAAGAGCTCGCTTCGATGTCCGAAGTGGACACTCGCGCGGTGGCGTTCACGTTGCGCGGCTGGCGAAGGCTGCGACACGTGCTCCCGCACGGCGTCCGCGCCCGAGGCATGCCCGTGGCGGCGCGGTTGCTGCGCAAGGCGTGGCTGCGGTCGCAGCTTCCGCCGGTGGAACTGTTCGCCGGGCCGACTGACGTCGTGCACGGCACCAACTTCGTGCTGCCGGGCCGGTTCCGCGCGGCGGGCGTGGTGACGATCCACGATCTGGCCTTTTTGGACGCTCCCGAGGAACTCGCGCCGAGCGATCACGAACTCCCGCAACTGGTCCGCCGGGGCGCGCGGCTCTCCGACGTGATCTGCACGCCCACCAACGCCGTCGCCGACCAGATCGCCGAACGGCTCGACGTGGACCGCCGCAAGATCGTGGTCACCCCGCTCGGGGTCAACCCGGCCTGGTTCACCGCGCGCCCGCCGGACAAGGAACAACGCAAGGAACTCGGCCTCCCGGACAAGTACCTGCTCTTCGCGGGTGCCCCCGGGCCTCGCAAGGGCCTGCACTGGCTCCAGCAGGCCCACGAGGCCGCGCCGGATCTGCCGGAACTGGTGTTCGTCGGTCCCGGTTCGTTCTCGGTGGGCTCACGTTCACGACACGTGGGCTACCTGTCGGACGTGAACCTCCGCCGGGTCGTCGCCGGGGCCAGCGCGCTGGTGCTGCCGTCACGCGACGAGGGTTTCGGGCTCCCGGTGCTGGAAGCGATGGCGTCGGACGTACCCGTGGTGTGCACGGACATCCCGGCGCTGCGCGAGGTCGCGGGCAACTGCGCGAGCCTCGTCCCCTACGAGGACGTCGACGGTCTCGTGGAGGCGCTGCGGACCGCCGTCAGCGACCCGCACGCCGTCGCCACCTCGGCCACGCGCCGCGCCCACGTCGCGAACTTCACCTGGCGCGCTTGCGCCGAACTCACCGTCGCCGCCTACCGCAAGGCCAGCACGACGCACTGA
- a CDS encoding glycosyltransferase, which translates to MAQGETQPVVSVIVVNYRGAADTVTCLRALAEHDYPNLEVICVDNASGGADVAEIKAAVPGVKLVESPVNSGFAGGCNLGAKHATGTVLAFLNNDARPAPGWVGTAVAELRAQPTVAAVASKVLDWDGTGTDFVDAGLTWFGMGYKRHAGSPLSDVPAAEHEITKDVLFATGSAMFVRAGVFAELGGFDERFFMFYEDVDLGWRLNLRGWRVRYVPESLTYHKHHATMSTVDAPDSGRETFLLERNALAALYKNLSDETLSRALPAALALAVRRATARGDLDATRFDLAQGVGPAETGPVEVPRTTLAGVLAIDQFVELLPSLAESRAAEQAARVRTDADLLPLLRKALEPAYPLPRYLAAHDILVETFGIDALFGQRRKVLVITGDAITERMAGPAIRAWNISATLATEHDVHLVTVNPLADPPPAPFQVSAANRRELEAPIAWADIVVLQGHVLELAPSLKKQYAHKIVVADLYDPMHLELLEQGKGVPDDKRALDLIGVTKVLDAQLERGDFFLCASERQRHFWLGHLAAMGRLSPRLYDADPTTQSLLSIVPFGLSPQAPVRTGPGLRSTLDGIGETDHVVLWAGGVYSWFDPLTLVRAIERLRQRRGDVRLVFLGMKHPNPEVTEMDIGARTMLLSDTLGLTGKHVFFNQQWVPYEERQNWLLDANCGVTTHYEHVETTFAFRTRVLDYLWAGLPIVTTDGDSFADLVREERLGVVVPAEDVDALADALEKALYDEEFAAGCVERMAAVAQRYAWPEALKPLVEFCRNPRPAADRLPGSEDLVVTVPARGKEMLRRDVDLIREYLADGGPKELVRRVGGRVVKVAKQRLGRG; encoded by the coding sequence TTGGCGCAGGGGGAAACGCAACCGGTCGTCTCGGTGATCGTGGTGAACTACCGGGGAGCCGCCGACACCGTCACCTGCCTGCGCGCGCTCGCCGAACACGATTACCCGAACCTCGAGGTCATCTGCGTCGACAACGCCTCCGGCGGCGCCGACGTGGCCGAGATCAAGGCGGCCGTCCCGGGCGTCAAGCTCGTCGAGTCCCCGGTGAACTCAGGGTTCGCGGGTGGCTGCAACCTCGGCGCGAAGCACGCCACCGGCACCGTCCTCGCCTTCCTCAACAACGACGCCCGCCCCGCGCCCGGCTGGGTCGGCACGGCCGTCGCCGAACTCCGCGCGCAGCCGACGGTCGCCGCGGTGGCCAGCAAGGTCCTCGACTGGGACGGCACCGGCACCGACTTCGTCGACGCGGGCCTGACCTGGTTCGGCATGGGCTACAAGCGCCACGCCGGCAGCCCCCTGTCCGACGTCCCCGCCGCCGAACACGAGATCACCAAGGACGTCCTGTTCGCGACCGGTTCGGCGATGTTCGTCCGCGCCGGGGTGTTCGCCGAACTCGGCGGGTTCGACGAGCGGTTCTTCATGTTCTACGAGGACGTCGACCTCGGCTGGCGGCTGAACCTGCGCGGCTGGCGCGTGCGGTACGTGCCGGAGTCGCTGACCTACCACAAGCACCACGCCACGATGTCCACAGTGGACGCGCCCGACTCGGGCCGCGAGACGTTCTTGCTGGAGCGCAACGCTTTGGCCGCACTGTACAAGAACCTCTCCGACGAGACCCTCTCGCGCGCGTTGCCCGCCGCGCTGGCGCTCGCCGTCCGCCGGGCGACGGCGCGGGGCGACCTCGACGCCACCCGGTTCGACCTCGCCCAGGGCGTCGGCCCGGCCGAAACCGGTCCGGTGGAGGTGCCGCGGACGACGTTGGCCGGCGTGCTGGCGATCGATCAGTTCGTCGAACTGCTGCCGTCGCTCGCCGAGTCGCGCGCCGCCGAACAGGCCGCCCGCGTCCGTACCGACGCCGATCTGCTTCCCTTGCTGCGCAAGGCCTTGGAGCCCGCGTACCCATTGCCGCGCTATCTCGCCGCGCACGACATCCTGGTCGAGACGTTCGGCATCGACGCGCTCTTCGGGCAGCGCCGCAAGGTACTGGTGATCACCGGCGACGCGATCACCGAACGCATGGCGGGACCGGCGATCCGCGCGTGGAACATCTCCGCGACCCTGGCCACCGAACACGACGTGCACCTGGTGACGGTCAACCCCCTCGCCGATCCGCCGCCCGCGCCGTTCCAGGTCAGCGCGGCGAACCGGCGCGAGCTGGAGGCCCCGATCGCCTGGGCCGACATCGTCGTCCTGCAGGGTCACGTGCTGGAACTCGCGCCCTCGCTCAAGAAGCAGTACGCGCACAAGATCGTGGTCGCGGACCTGTACGACCCGATGCACCTGGAACTGCTCGAACAGGGCAAGGGCGTCCCCGACGACAAACGCGCCCTCGACCTCATCGGCGTCACCAAGGTCCTCGACGCGCAACTGGAACGCGGGGATTTCTTCCTGTGCGCGTCGGAACGTCAGCGCCACTTCTGGCTCGGGCACCTCGCCGCGATGGGCAGGCTCTCGCCGCGACTGTACGACGCCGACCCGACCACCCAGTCGCTGCTCTCGATCGTCCCGTTCGGACTGTCGCCGCAGGCACCGGTCCGCACCGGCCCCGGCCTCCGGTCCACTTTGGACGGAATCGGGGAAACCGACCACGTCGTGCTGTGGGCGGGCGGCGTCTACAGCTGGTTCGACCCGCTCACCCTGGTCCGGGCGATCGAACGGCTGCGGCAGCGCCGCGGCGACGTCCGCCTGGTGTTCCTCGGGATGAAGCATCCCAACCCCGAGGTCACCGAGATGGACATCGGCGCGCGGACGATGCTGCTGTCCGACACGCTCGGCCTCACCGGCAAGCACGTGTTCTTCAACCAGCAGTGGGTGCCGTACGAGGAGCGCCAGAACTGGCTGCTGGACGCGAACTGCGGCGTCACCACGCATTACGAGCACGTCGAGACGACGTTCGCCTTCCGCACCAGGGTGCTGGACTATCTGTGGGCCGGGCTGCCGATCGTCACCACCGACGGCGACTCGTTCGCCGATCTGGTCCGCGAGGAGCGGCTCGGCGTCGTCGTCCCGGCCGAGGACGTGGACGCGCTGGCCGACGCACTGGAAAAGGCGCTGTACGACGAGGAGTTCGCGGCGGGCTGCGTCGAGCGGATGGCCGCCGTCGCCCAGCGCTACGCCTGGCCGGAAGCGCTGAAACCGCTGGTGGAGTTCTGCCGGAACCCGCGGCCCGCCGCGGACCGGCTGCCCGGTTCGGAAGACCTCGTCGTCACCGTTCCGGCGCGGGGCAAGGAAATGCTGCGCCGTGACGTCGACCTGATCCGCGAGTACCTCGCCGACGGCGGCCCGAAGGAACTCGTGCGGCGCGTCGGGGGCCGGGTGGTCAAGGTGGCCAAGCAGAGGCTCGGCCGTGGCTGA
- a CDS encoding glycosyltransferase family 2 protein: MTSTTVVVVTWRGAAHITDCLDALSAQSRPHRTLIVDNASDDGTAALLAAHPSKPEVLRLRRNTGYAGAIAAALDKVDTPLMAWLNDDAAPTPDWLATCEDTLGKAPLAAAVSARLTLADGTVQSTGVRLTADGHGADLPEPAAEVFGFCGGAAVLDVEALRSVGGVPASYFCYYEDTDTAWRLRLAGWDVIGAEAEVTHQHGASTHPGSVRFHLWNERNRLLTLLRCAPRAVAIRQLIKFAALTAVLPLRGKPHAPNFRLSLRCRVLGAVAARLPRTLFERRAIGRRAALDRGAVWEAWAGL; the protein is encoded by the coding sequence ATGACCAGCACCACCGTCGTCGTGGTCACCTGGCGCGGCGCCGCGCACATCACCGACTGCCTCGACGCCCTCTCGGCGCAGTCCCGTCCGCATCGCACCCTGATCGTCGACAACGCCTCCGACGACGGGACAGCCGCGCTGCTCGCCGCCCACCCGTCGAAGCCCGAGGTGCTCCGGCTGCGGCGCAACACCGGTTACGCGGGGGCCATCGCCGCCGCGCTGGACAAAGTGGACACCCCGCTGATGGCGTGGCTGAACGACGACGCCGCGCCCACCCCGGATTGGCTCGCGACCTGCGAAGACACCCTCGGCAAGGCCCCGCTCGCCGCGGCCGTGAGCGCCCGGCTGACGCTGGCCGACGGGACCGTCCAGTCCACCGGGGTCCGCCTGACGGCCGACGGCCACGGCGCCGACCTGCCCGAACCCGCCGCCGAGGTCTTCGGCTTCTGCGGGGGCGCGGCGGTGCTGGACGTCGAGGCGCTCCGCTCCGTCGGCGGCGTCCCGGCCTCCTATTTCTGCTACTACGAGGACACCGACACCGCGTGGCGGCTGCGGCTGGCGGGCTGGGACGTCATCGGCGCCGAAGCCGAGGTCACCCATCAGCATGGCGCGAGTACGCATCCCGGTTCGGTCCGGTTCCACCTGTGGAATGAGCGCAACCGCCTGCTGACCCTCCTCCGGTGCGCCCCGCGCGCGGTGGCGATCCGCCAGCTGATCAAGTTCGCCGCCCTCACCGCGGTACTCCCTTTACGAGGGAAACCGCACGCGCCGAACTTCCGTCTGAGCCTCCGATGCCGGGTGCTGGGCGCCGTCGCCGCCCGCCTGCCGCGCACGCTGTTCGAGCGGCGGGCCATCGGGCGCCGCGCGGCGCTCGACCGAGGCGCGGTCTGGGAGGCGTGGGCCGGGCTTTAA
- a CDS encoding glycosyltransferase family 4 protein has product MPELVVLAEQLLAPVPGGTGRYTGELLRALAETAPPGWTVSSVVARHADVEAAVVEGVEGPRVLPIPPRALIAAWQLGLPWWPGGDAVHAPTPLAPARVPKGKTLSVAVHDTVPWTHPETLTPRGVAWHKAVIARAARTATALTVPTRAIADELAGLVPVSVPLRVIPHGVRPLAEFAEVAVPERYVLAIGTIEPRKGIDVLIDAAGRIGVPLVLAGQPGWGGIDPVALAREHGADVRVLGKVSDAELAFVLGGASALAMPSRAEGFGLPLIEAMAAGVPVVHSDVPALVEVAGGAGVAVPVGEAQALADALRGVLDHPERSSALRDGGLSRSSEFTWQRAASAVWGLHLRG; this is encoded by the coding sequence ATGCCCGAACTGGTCGTGCTCGCCGAGCAGCTGCTGGCGCCCGTCCCCGGCGGGACAGGCCGCTACACCGGCGAGCTGCTGCGGGCGCTCGCCGAGACCGCGCCGCCCGGCTGGACGGTGTCGAGTGTGGTCGCGCGGCATGCCGACGTCGAGGCCGCTGTCGTCGAAGGGGTCGAGGGGCCGCGTGTGCTGCCGATCCCGCCCCGGGCGCTGATCGCGGCCTGGCAGCTGGGCCTGCCGTGGTGGCCGGGCGGTGACGCGGTCCACGCGCCGACGCCGCTCGCGCCCGCCCGGGTGCCGAAGGGGAAGACGCTGTCGGTCGCGGTGCACGACACCGTCCCGTGGACCCATCCCGAGACGCTGACCCCGCGCGGCGTCGCGTGGCACAAGGCGGTGATCGCGCGGGCCGCGCGGACGGCGACGGCGCTGACCGTGCCGACGCGAGCGATCGCGGACGAGCTCGCCGGGCTGGTGCCGGTGTCGGTGCCCCTGCGCGTGATCCCGCACGGCGTCCGGCCGCTCGCGGAATTCGCCGAGGTCGCGGTGCCGGAACGGTACGTGCTGGCGATCGGGACGATCGAGCCGCGCAAGGGCATCGACGTGCTGATCGACGCCGCGGGCCGGATCGGGGTGCCGCTGGTGCTGGCCGGGCAACCCGGCTGGGGCGGGATCGACCCGGTGGCCCTGGCGCGCGAGCACGGCGCCGACGTCCGGGTGCTGGGGAAGGTGAGCGACGCGGAACTGGCGTTCGTGCTGGGGGGCGCGTCGGCGCTGGCGATGCCGAGCCGCGCGGAGGGTTTCGGGCTGCCGCTGATCGAGGCGATGGCGGCCGGGGTGCCGGTGGTGCATTCGGACGTCCCGGCCCTGGTCGAGGTGGCCGGGGGAGCGGGCGTCGCCGTCCCGGTGGGCGAGGCGCAAGCGCTTGCCGACGCGCTGCGGGGCGTACTGGACCATCCGGAGCGGTCATCGGCGCTGCGTGACGGTGGTCTCAGCCGTTCGAGTGAGTTCACCTGGCAGCGTGCCGCTTCCGCCGTTTGGGGCCTTCACCTGCGCGGTTAG
- a CDS encoding glycosyltransferase codes for MLIDATAVPADRGGVGRYVDSLVAALDEDGARITVVCQPRDAVLYDRLAPGARIVPTSPSTSTRTARLTWEQATLPRLVRRLAADVVHSPHYTMPLASPAASVVTLHDATFFTDAVLHSSVKARFFRAWTATALRRATLCVVPSLATAAELERVGQVRTAELEIIHHGVEPDRFHPPSSAEIEAARKAVGLGKTPYVAFLGALEPRKNVPALIRGFAHAVIGRPNPPALVLAGQPGWDSQVERALDAVPHRLRVIRAGYLPFDTLAGFLGGSELVAYPSLGEGFGLPVLEAMACGASVLTTRRLSLPEVGGDAVAYCGVGAGDVAAAIAELLDAPARRAELAEAAQLRAKEFSWATTAERHREAYAKAWYRHSQRRAG; via the coding sequence GTGCTGATCGACGCGACAGCCGTCCCGGCGGACCGGGGTGGCGTCGGTCGCTACGTGGATTCGCTGGTCGCGGCGCTGGACGAGGACGGCGCGCGGATCACCGTCGTCTGCCAGCCGCGGGACGCGGTGCTCTACGACAGGTTGGCCCCCGGTGCGCGGATCGTGCCCACCTCGCCCTCGACGTCGACCAGGACGGCCCGGCTGACCTGGGAGCAGGCGACCCTGCCCCGGCTGGTGCGGCGGCTCGCCGCCGACGTCGTCCACTCGCCGCACTACACGATGCCGCTGGCCAGCCCCGCCGCTTCGGTCGTGACACTGCACGACGCGACCTTCTTCACCGACGCCGTCCTGCACTCTTCGGTGAAGGCGCGCTTCTTCCGCGCCTGGACCGCGACGGCGCTTCGCCGAGCGACGCTGTGCGTCGTGCCGAGCCTCGCGACGGCGGCCGAACTGGAGCGCGTCGGCCAGGTGCGGACGGCCGAGCTGGAGATCATCCACCACGGCGTCGAACCGGATCGGTTCCATCCGCCGTCGTCCGCCGAGATCGAGGCCGCGCGCAAAGCCGTCGGACTCGGGAAGACGCCTTACGTCGCTTTCCTCGGCGCGCTGGAACCGCGCAAGAACGTGCCCGCGCTGATCCGCGGCTTCGCGCACGCCGTGATCGGCAGGCCGAATCCGCCGGCGCTGGTGCTGGCCGGGCAACCGGGCTGGGATTCGCAGGTCGAACGCGCACTGGACGCCGTGCCGCACCGCCTGCGGGTGATCCGGGCGGGCTATCTGCCGTTCGACACGCTCGCGGGTTTCCTCGGCGGCTCCGAACTGGTCGCGTACCCGAGTCTCGGCGAGGGTTTCGGGCTGCCGGTGCTGGAGGCGATGGCGTGCGGCGCGAGTGTGCTCACGACCCGGCGGCTTTCCCTGCCGGAGGTCGGCGGGGACGCGGTCGCCTATTGCGGTGTCGGCGCCGGGGATGTCGCGGCGGCCATCGCGGAACTGCTCGATGCTCCCGCGAGGCGGGCCGAGCTGGCCGAAGCCGCGCAGCTGCGGGCGAAGGAGTTCTCGTGGGCGACGACAGCGGAGCGCCACCGGGAGGCTTACGCGAAGGCTTGGTACCGGCATTCGCAGCGGCGAGCGGGCTGA
- a CDS encoding glycosyltransferase, which yields MTEHPSYGDGIAVVTVTYFPGETLEKFLDTLEKATDRDVQVVVADNDSTDGAPEKAARRENVKLLSIGENVGYGTAANRGVAELDDSYGWVVVVNPDLEWEPGSLDALLEVAERWPRGGAFGPLIHDLDGTVYPSARLLPSFGRGIGHAAFGKVWPGNPWTRQYRQETGTPVERTAGWLSGSCQLIRREAFDSVDGFDTRYFMYFEDVDLGERLSRAGWLNVYAPSSSVMHIGGHSTSQASEKMLRAHHDSAYRYLADRHRGLLWKPVMLAVKAGLALRLKLETRKK from the coding sequence GTGACTGAGCACCCCAGCTACGGCGACGGGATCGCCGTCGTGACCGTGACGTACTTCCCCGGCGAGACCCTCGAGAAGTTCCTCGACACGCTCGAGAAGGCGACGGACCGGGACGTCCAGGTCGTCGTCGCGGACAACGACTCCACCGACGGCGCGCCGGAGAAGGCCGCCCGCCGGGAGAACGTCAAGCTGCTCAGCATCGGCGAGAACGTCGGTTACGGCACGGCCGCCAACCGCGGGGTCGCGGAGCTCGACGACAGTTACGGCTGGGTCGTCGTGGTGAACCCGGACCTCGAATGGGAACCCGGTTCCCTCGACGCGCTGCTGGAGGTCGCCGAGCGCTGGCCGCGTGGTGGCGCGTTCGGTCCGCTCATCCACGACCTCGACGGCACCGTCTACCCGTCGGCCCGGCTGCTGCCGTCGTTCGGCCGCGGGATCGGGCACGCCGCGTTCGGCAAGGTCTGGCCGGGCAATCCGTGGACGCGTCAGTACCGGCAGGAGACCGGCACCCCGGTCGAGCGCACGGCGGGCTGGCTTTCCGGGTCCTGCCAGCTGATCCGCCGCGAGGCCTTCGACTCGGTCGACGGGTTCGACACGCGCTACTTCATGTACTTCGAGGACGTCGACCTCGGTGAACGGCTTTCCCGCGCGGGCTGGCTGAACGTGTACGCGCCTTCGTCGAGTGTCATGCACATCGGCGGGCACTCGACTTCGCAGGCTTCGGAGAAGATGCTGCGCGCGCACCACGACAGTGCGTACCGCTACCTCGCGGACCGCCACCGCGGCCTCCTCTGGAAGCCGGTCATGCTCGCGGTGAAGGCCGGACTCGCGCTGCGGCTCAAACTCGAGACGCGCAAGAAGTAG
- a CDS encoding serine hydrolase domain-containing protein: MDFAALDTWLTERAGEDRFSGVVLIRRGDETLFERGYGLASRRWSVPNAPDVRYDTASITKVITSIAALRLVDEGRLGLDRPIGEILDLGGTAIAPGATTRQLLTHTSGIADDADEEAGESYEALWVDKPVYSVVNTRDHLPNFAYRAPNFAPGEGCRYCNSGYVLAGLVIEEITGRTYRDHVRETVLERAGMTDSGFFDRRDPQPRVAEGWDPIFDGERITGWKQNIFSYPPIGSPDGGAYCTVGDLVRLLRAIREERLLSPERTKEFLTPQVLHSSGVWYGFGLEFVLEQDGSVGNYYKDGGNTGVCSLARHYPGEDLDVAMLSNATYGGGAAIKEIDRVIRGS, from the coding sequence ATGGACTTCGCCGCGCTGGACACCTGGCTGACCGAACGCGCCGGGGAGGACCGCTTCTCCGGGGTCGTGCTGATCCGGCGCGGCGACGAAACGCTGTTCGAACGCGGATACGGCCTGGCCAGCCGCCGCTGGTCGGTGCCGAACGCGCCGGACGTCCGGTACGACACCGCGTCGATCACCAAGGTCATCACCTCGATCGCCGCCCTGCGGCTCGTCGACGAGGGGCGGCTGGGCCTCGACCGCCCGATCGGCGAGATCCTCGACCTCGGCGGTACGGCGATCGCACCGGGGGCGACGACGCGGCAGCTGCTCACACACACGTCCGGCATCGCCGACGACGCCGACGAGGAAGCGGGCGAGAGCTACGAGGCGCTGTGGGTCGACAAGCCGGTGTACTCGGTGGTGAACACGCGGGATCATCTGCCCAATTTCGCTTACCGGGCACCGAATTTCGCGCCGGGCGAGGGCTGCCGGTACTGCAATTCGGGCTATGTCCTCGCCGGTCTGGTGATCGAGGAGATCACCGGGAGGACGTATCGCGACCACGTCCGGGAAACCGTGCTCGAGCGCGCGGGGATGACCGATTCCGGATTCTTCGACCGGCGTGATCCGCAGCCGAGGGTCGCCGAGGGCTGGGACCCGATCTTCGACGGCGAGCGGATCACCGGCTGGAAGCAGAACATCTTCAGCTATCCGCCGATCGGTTCACCCGATGGGGGTGCGTACTGCACCGTCGGCGACCTCGTCCGGCTGCTGCGGGCGATTCGCGAGGAGCGGCTCTTGAGCCCGGAGCGCACGAAGGAGTTCCTCACGCCGCAGGTGCTCCACAGCAGCGGCGTCTGGTACGGCTTCGGCCTCGAATTCGTCCTGGAGCAGGACGGTTCGGTGGGGAACTACTACAAGGACGGCGGGAACACGGGCGTCTGCTCGCTCGCACGGCACTATCCCGGCGAGGACCTGGATGTCGCCATGCTGTCCAACGCCACGTACGGCGGGGGCGCCGCGATCAAGGAGATCGACAGGGTGATCCGCGGTTCCTGA
- a CDS encoding adenylyltransferase/cytidyltransferase family protein: MTERPAKASIVSGYFNPLHQGHLDLFEDAQARSGYLIVIVNNDHQQVLKKGRVIQTEDIRARIVRALRIVDDVYVAVEQGPGISESFDLIRAAYPDTELEFCNGGDRRSIDELPADEVEAGARNNISMLYGIGGTDKADSSTRILSDMEA, from the coding sequence ATGACCGAGCGACCGGCGAAGGCCTCGATCGTCAGCGGGTACTTCAACCCGCTCCATCAGGGCCACCTCGACCTGTTCGAGGACGCGCAAGCACGGTCCGGCTACCTGATCGTCATCGTCAACAACGATCACCAGCAGGTCCTCAAGAAGGGCAGGGTGATCCAGACCGAGGACATCCGGGCCCGGATCGTCCGCGCGCTGCGCATCGTCGACGACGTGTACGTCGCCGTCGAGCAGGGGCCGGGCATCAGCGAATCGTTCGACCTGATCAGGGCGGCGTACCCGGACACGGAACTCGAGTTCTGCAACGGCGGCGACAGGCGCAGCATCGACGAGCTTCCCGCCGACGAGGTCGAGGCGGGCGCCCGCAACAACATCTCGATGCTCTACGGCATCGGCGGCACGGACAAGGCCGATTCCAGCACCCGGATCCTTTCGGACATGGAAGCCTGA